In the Longimicrobiales bacterium genome, one interval contains:
- a CDS encoding cob(I)yrinic acid a,c-diamide adenosyltransferase, which produces MKIYTKTGDGGDTALFGAGRVSKASVRVASYGEVDELNATVGWAITQVSDGQIKQRLETLQHDLFALGSELATPPAAEGRRRPDTPGVPDERLGQMETWMDEADAELPELRVFVLPGGTTGAAALHLCRTVCRRAERAVVGLASQEEVSAPVLAYLNRLSDTLFTFARLENHRAGVDDIEWRK; this is translated from the coding sequence ATGAAGATCTACACAAAGACTGGAGATGGCGGCGACACGGCGTTGTTCGGCGCTGGACGTGTGTCCAAGGCGTCCGTGAGGGTGGCCTCGTACGGTGAGGTTGATGAGCTCAACGCCACGGTGGGCTGGGCGATAACTCAGGTATCGGACGGCCAAATCAAACAGAGGCTCGAGACCCTCCAGCACGACCTGTTTGCCCTCGGCTCAGAATTGGCCACGCCGCCTGCCGCTGAAGGCCGTCGCCGTCCAGACACGCCAGGTGTGCCCGACGAAAGACTCGGACAAATGGAGACTTGGATGGACGAAGCTGACGCAGAACTCCCTGAGCTTCGTGTCTTTGTGCTTCCGGGCGGGACGACGGGAGCTGCCGCACTTCATCTGTGCCGGACGGTGTGTCGGCGGGCCGAGCGAGCCGTGGTCGGGCTTGCTTCACAAGAAGAAGTGAGTGCCCCGGTGCTGGCATACCTGAACCGACTCTCCGACACGCTTTTCACCTTCGCGCGGCTCGAAAATCATCGGGCAGGTGTGGACGACATAGAGTGGCGCAAATAG
- a CDS encoding alpha/beta fold hydrolase, producing MKEPKDAPRGVAVVCHPHPVHGGTMHTKAVYRAAQAYNDAGLVTLRFNFRGVGVSTGSHDDGIGEMDDLRDALDWIEARYPSLPLLVGGFSFGSMVGLSVGAEDPRVVALLGLGLPVDMDRYDYSFLSEIDKPILVVQGEEDEFGSGERVSALVAELGTHITLVRIPGSDHYFTDRLDELRDIVRGYYESGPGSRYLAAV from the coding sequence GTGAAAGAACCGAAGGACGCTCCGCGCGGCGTTGCCGTTGTGTGTCACCCCCATCCGGTTCACGGGGGCACGATGCACACCAAGGCCGTGTACCGCGCAGCCCAGGCATACAACGACGCGGGCTTGGTGACCCTCCGGTTCAACTTCCGCGGTGTGGGCGTGAGTACGGGCAGCCACGACGATGGAATCGGCGAGATGGATGATCTGCGTGACGCTCTGGACTGGATCGAGGCTCGCTACCCGTCGCTCCCGCTTCTTGTAGGTGGGTTTTCCTTTGGTTCGATGGTCGGACTGAGTGTGGGAGCGGAGGATCCCCGTGTAGTGGCTCTGCTAGGCCTGGGGCTCCCGGTAGACATGGATCGCTACGACTACTCATTCCTCTCCGAAATCGACAAACCGATTTTGGTAGTGCAGGGTGAAGAGGACGAGTTCGGGTCTGGGGAGAGAGTGTCGGCGCTGGTCGCCGAGCTGGGCACGCACATCACGCTGGTGCGCATTCCGGGTTCGGACCATTACTTCACCGATCGACTGGACGAGTTGAGAGACATCGTCCGAGGCTATTACGAGTCAGGTCCGGGATCTCGGTACCTGGCCGCAGTCTGA